From Camelina sativa cultivar DH55 chromosome 5, Cs, whole genome shotgun sequence:
TGGAAGAGCCACCAATgttaaacaataatttttagtcaaaaatatattattagcaTATATGAAAGATGCATCAATGGTAACAAAAAAGAATTGTACATTGTTTTTGTGaaccacaaaaaccaaaatgcTCTATAAATAAAGCTTGCACTTACAATCTAGAAAATCACAGAACAGATTTGTCCAATATTTATACTACTTTATAGTTGAtaacttgatatatatactacaaGCAAAAAAATGGGTATCACAAAGACTTCAGTGACCTTTTTACTCTTGATAGTATTGGCAGCTTCTTTGTCAAGTTACAACGTTTTGGCTTCAGGTAACATTTTTATCTATATGTTGTTGTTTGCTAATATAGGTTTCATCATTTTAAAGTAAGAACATTGATATatctataaatctatatataacatgtatatGATATTCATGCATGTGTGGTGACTTTGTTATGCAGAGATCAAACCAACAGGGAGAATCGATGATATGTGTAAGACTACTTGTTCGCCAACATACGGAAATGGTAAATG
This genomic window contains:
- the LOC109133029 gene encoding defensin-like protein 43, whose protein sequence is MGITKTSVTFLLLIVLAASLSSYNVLASEIKPTGRIDDMCKTTCSPTYGNGKCGADCRKAGFASGQCATSGRFANKCCCTM